In Myxococcus stipitatus, the following are encoded in one genomic region:
- the cysT gene encoding sulfate ABC transporter permease subunit CysT produces MASQTRRHVLPGFKLSLGFTWAYVGLLVLIPLSSLFLKTFSLTWPQFWETVTAPRALAAYRLSFGASFAAALANVVFGLLVAWVLVRYRFPGRSFVESLVDLPFALPTAVAGLTLTTLFSSKGWYGQHLEALGFKVAYSSVGVAVALTFIGLPFVVRTVQPVLEDIDADVEEAAATLGATPTQTFMRVLFPAILPALLSGFTLAFARALGEYGSVVFISGNMPLRTEIVPLLIVTKLEQYDYAGATAIAVVMLVASFLLLLIVNVLQRWSHRRLEARPGA; encoded by the coding sequence ATGGCTTCTCAAACGCGTCGGCACGTCCTGCCTGGCTTCAAGCTGTCGCTGGGCTTCACCTGGGCCTATGTCGGGTTGCTCGTCCTCATCCCGCTCTCCAGCCTCTTCCTCAAGACGTTCTCCCTCACATGGCCGCAGTTCTGGGAGACGGTGACCGCGCCCCGGGCCCTCGCCGCGTACCGGCTCAGCTTCGGCGCGTCCTTCGCGGCGGCGCTGGCCAATGTCGTCTTCGGACTCCTGGTGGCGTGGGTGCTCGTGCGCTACCGGTTCCCGGGCCGCTCCTTCGTGGAGTCGCTGGTGGACCTGCCCTTCGCGCTGCCCACGGCGGTGGCGGGGCTGACGCTCACCACGCTGTTCTCCTCGAAGGGGTGGTACGGCCAGCACCTGGAGGCGCTGGGCTTCAAGGTGGCCTACTCCTCCGTGGGCGTGGCGGTGGCGTTGACCTTCATCGGCTTGCCCTTCGTGGTGCGCACGGTTCAGCCCGTCCTGGAGGACATCGACGCGGACGTGGAGGAGGCCGCGGCGACGTTGGGTGCCACGCCCACGCAGACCTTCATGCGTGTGTTGTTCCCGGCGATTCTCCCCGCGCTCCTCAGCGGCTTCACGCTGGCGTTCGCCCGGGCGCTGGGCGAGTACGGCTCCGTCGTCTTCATCTCGGGCAACATGCCGTTGCGCACGGAAATCGTGCCGCTGCTCATCGTCACCAAGCTGGAGCAGTACGACTACGCGGGCGCCACGGCCATCGCCGTCGTGATGCTGGTGGCGTCGTTCCTGCTCCTGCTCATCGTCAACGTGCTCCAGCGCTGGAGCCACCGCCGGCTGGAAGCCCGGCCTGGGGCGTGA
- the cysW gene encoding sulfate ABC transporter permease subunit CysW: MFAPTIWISRRNTRTLEGSAWVRWTLILLALGFLALFLFVPLVAVFTFAFQKGWEAYLAAIVEPEARSAIFLTLIAAAIAVPLNLVFGLAAAWLLARFRFRGRSLLLTLIDLPFSVSPVIAGLIFVLLFGRQGWLGPFLAEHDIQVIFAVPGIVLATVFITFPFVAREVLPVMQTQGSDEEEAALTLGAGGWRTFFRVTLPKVKWGVLYGVILCNARAMGEFGAVSVVSGHVRGVTTTLPLHAEILYNEYDFAGAFAVASLLTLLALVTLVLKKYVEWRSEAS, encoded by the coding sequence ATGTTCGCACCCACGATTTGGATATCGCGCCGGAACACGCGGACCCTGGAGGGCTCCGCCTGGGTCCGTTGGACACTCATCCTCCTGGCGCTGGGATTCCTGGCGCTCTTTCTCTTCGTCCCGCTGGTCGCCGTCTTCACCTTCGCCTTCCAGAAGGGATGGGAGGCGTACCTGGCGGCCATCGTCGAGCCCGAGGCGCGCTCCGCCATCTTCCTCACCCTGATTGCGGCGGCCATCGCGGTGCCGCTCAACCTGGTCTTCGGGCTGGCCGCGGCGTGGCTCCTGGCGCGGTTCCGCTTCCGGGGGCGCTCGCTGCTGCTGACGCTCATCGACCTGCCGTTCAGCGTGTCCCCGGTCATCGCCGGGCTCATCTTCGTGCTGCTCTTCGGACGGCAGGGCTGGCTGGGGCCGTTCCTGGCCGAGCACGACATCCAGGTCATCTTCGCCGTGCCGGGCATCGTCCTGGCCACGGTGTTCATCACCTTCCCCTTCGTCGCCCGGGAGGTCCTTCCGGTGATGCAGACGCAGGGCAGTGACGAGGAAGAAGCGGCGCTGACGTTGGGCGCTGGCGGATGGCGCACGTTCTTCCGCGTCACGCTGCCGAAGGTGAAGTGGGGTGTTCTCTATGGCGTCATCCTCTGCAACGCGCGAGCGATGGGAGAGTTTGGCGCCGTCTCCGTGGTGTCCGGCCACGTGCGGGGTGTCACCACCACGCTGCCGCTGCACGCGGAGATTCTCTACAACGAATATGATTTCGCGGGTGCGTTCGCCGTGGCGTCGTTGCTCACGCTGCTCGCACTCGTGACCCTCGTGCTGAAGAAGTACGTGGAGTGGAGGAGCGAGGCGTCATGA
- a CDS encoding ABC transporter ATP-binding protein, with protein MSIIVEQLTRRFSPGGSPAVADVSFHAPKGAITSLLGPSGAGKSTLLRLIAGLEVPDVGRVLIDGVDCTSMPVQQRNVGVVFQSYALFRHMTVRENVAFGLNVRKLPRDQVEARVDEMLRLVQLEALGERHPGQLSGGQRQRVAFARALAIRPRVLLLDEPFGALDTRVREELREWLHALHESTGLTTLLVTHDQQEALEISQHVVVMSEGRVAQAGSPEDIYDRPASPFVASFIGGANILRGHVQAGRVAVGSLALAVPSAAREGEAVHAFVRPHDVKLARTAEGERGPSPVMGTVERLKSVGGFVKVLLRLPSGDEVTVQVPRTEFDALGVTEGDAVHADVRTATVFVGDYAI; from the coding sequence ATGAGCATCATCGTCGAGCAGCTCACCCGGCGTTTCTCCCCCGGTGGCAGTCCCGCCGTCGCGGACGTCTCCTTTCACGCGCCCAAGGGCGCCATCACCTCCCTGTTGGGACCGTCCGGCGCGGGTAAGTCCACGCTCCTGCGTCTCATCGCGGGACTGGAGGTGCCCGACGTGGGGCGGGTCCTCATCGACGGCGTGGACTGTACGTCGATGCCCGTGCAGCAGCGCAACGTGGGCGTCGTGTTCCAGAGCTACGCCTTGTTCCGCCACATGACGGTGCGCGAGAACGTCGCCTTCGGGCTCAACGTGCGAAAGCTCCCCCGCGACCAGGTGGAGGCGCGCGTGGACGAGATGCTTCGTCTGGTTCAGCTCGAAGCGCTGGGCGAGCGCCACCCAGGCCAGCTCTCCGGAGGACAGCGGCAGCGGGTGGCCTTCGCTCGGGCGTTGGCCATCCGCCCTCGGGTGTTGTTGTTGGATGAGCCCTTCGGGGCGCTCGACACGCGCGTGCGGGAGGAGCTGCGGGAATGGCTTCACGCGCTGCACGAGAGCACGGGGTTGACGACGCTGCTGGTGACACATGACCAACAGGAGGCCCTGGAGATTTCGCAGCACGTCGTGGTGATGAGCGAGGGGCGTGTGGCGCAGGCTGGCTCGCCGGAGGACATCTACGACCGGCCCGCGTCGCCCTTCGTCGCGTCGTTCATCGGCGGGGCGAACATCCTGCGCGGCCATGTCCAGGCGGGTCGCGTGGCGGTGGGCTCGCTCGCGTTGGCGGTCCCTTCGGCCGCACGCGAGGGCGAGGCCGTGCATGCCTTCGTGAGGCCCCACGACGTCAAGCTTGCCCGGACGGCGGAGGGAGAGCGTGGACCTTCGCCCGTGATGGGCACCGTGGAGCGGCTCAAGTCCGTGGGCGGCTTCGTCAAGGTGCTGCTGCGCCTGCCTTCCGGAGACGAGGTCACCGTGCAGGTGCCTCGCACGGAGTTCGACGCGCTGGGTGTCACGGAGGGCGACGCGGTCCACGCCGACGTGCGCACCGCCACCGTGTTCGTGGGGGACTACGCCATCTGA